One genomic segment of Amycolatopsis granulosa includes these proteins:
- a CDS encoding YfhO family protein: MTALLEAPENVPEAGGERRRFTRADALVIGCYVVAAFVLYAGLWTNLGRGGYMANSFQDQNMWEWFFAVTAHAVFHWENPLFSDLQNYPVGVNLMANTAMFGLGIPLSPVTQLFGPTVTWAIALTGGLAGTATAWYWVFSRHLVGSRTAAAIGGAFCGYAPAMVSHGNAHPNFVVLFLIPFIVLRLIRLAQGRRPVRDGIILGLMLAYQVFLGEEPLLIMMMAFVLFAAGYAVSRPREALRMVKPMAGGLAIAAIIAVAITIYPLWWQFFGSQSYRTIEHGPVGNDTAALTRFATESIAGAPQAAADVSMNRTEENAFFGWPLIILMVVLTVWLWRNVLARAAAISMFLMAWLSLGVQIIVNHRETGIPGPWKLLFEQPLFDSLLESRLAIGCIPAIAALLAIATERVFRAAPNFRDRDLPVRFLWLGALAAVLIPVAPTPLKTELRPDTPAFFTDGAWRQYVGSGSLVTVPLPSDGDARALNWQVQAGLGFPVPGGYFVGPIGPDDRRGRYGAANRPTAELLAQVRSSGDVPDVTGAQRAQAIEDLKYWKADAVVLAPIANGNALHQAVDQLIGASARYVDGVWVWDVRALRG, translated from the coding sequence GTGACCGCTTTGCTGGAGGCGCCCGAAAACGTGCCCGAGGCCGGAGGAGAACGTCGCCGGTTCACCCGCGCGGATGCGCTGGTGATCGGCTGCTACGTCGTCGCCGCGTTCGTGCTCTACGCGGGTTTGTGGACCAACCTGGGCCGCGGCGGCTACATGGCCAACAGCTTCCAGGACCAGAACATGTGGGAGTGGTTCTTCGCGGTCACCGCGCACGCGGTCTTCCACTGGGAGAACCCGCTCTTCAGCGACCTGCAGAACTACCCGGTCGGCGTCAACCTGATGGCCAACACGGCGATGTTCGGCCTCGGTATCCCGCTGTCGCCGGTCACCCAGCTGTTCGGCCCCACCGTCACCTGGGCGATCGCGCTCACCGGTGGCCTCGCCGGCACCGCGACCGCCTGGTACTGGGTGTTCTCCCGGCACCTGGTCGGTTCCCGCACGGCCGCCGCGATCGGTGGCGCCTTCTGCGGGTACGCGCCGGCGATGGTCTCGCACGGCAACGCGCACCCGAACTTCGTGGTGCTGTTCCTGATCCCGTTCATCGTGCTGCGGCTGATCCGGCTCGCGCAGGGCCGGCGGCCGGTGCGCGACGGCATCATCCTCGGTCTGATGCTCGCCTACCAGGTGTTCCTGGGCGAGGAACCGTTGCTGATCATGATGATGGCGTTCGTGCTGTTCGCCGCGGGTTACGCGGTGTCGCGGCCACGCGAGGCGCTGCGCATGGTCAAGCCGATGGCCGGGGGACTGGCCATCGCCGCGATCATCGCCGTCGCGATCACGATCTACCCGCTGTGGTGGCAGTTCTTCGGGTCGCAGAGCTACCGCACGATCGAGCACGGCCCGGTCGGCAACGACACCGCGGCCCTCACCCGGTTCGCGACGGAGTCGATCGCGGGCGCGCCGCAGGCCGCCGCGGACGTGTCGATGAACCGCACCGAGGAGAACGCGTTCTTCGGCTGGCCGCTCATCATCCTGATGGTGGTGCTGACCGTGTGGTTGTGGCGCAACGTCCTGGCGCGCGCCGCAGCGATCTCGATGTTCCTGATGGCGTGGCTGTCGCTGGGTGTCCAGATCATCGTCAACCACCGGGAGACCGGTATCCCGGGCCCGTGGAAGCTGCTGTTCGAGCAGCCGCTGTTCGACTCGCTGCTCGAGTCACGGCTGGCGATCGGCTGCATCCCGGCGATCGCCGCGCTGCTGGCGATCGCCACCGAGCGCGTCTTCCGGGCGGCCCCGAACTTCCGCGACCGGGACCTGCCGGTGCGGTTCCTGTGGCTGGGAGCCCTCGCCGCGGTGCTGATCCCGGTCGCGCCGACGCCGCTGAAGACCGAGCTCCGGCCGGACACGCCCGCGTTCTTCACCGACGGGGCGTGGCGGCAGTACGTCGGGTCCGGTTCGCTGGTCACGGTGCCGCTGCCCAGCGATGGTGACGCCAGGGCGCTGAACTGGCAGGTGCAGGCGGGGCTCGGTTTCCCGGTGCCCGGCGGGTACTTCGTCGGGCCGATCGGACCGGACGACCGGCGCGGCCGGTACGGCGCGGCGAACCGGCCGACCGCGGAGCTGCTGGCCCAGGTCCGGTCCAGCGGCGACGTCCCGGACGTGACGGGTGCGCAGCGCGCCCAGGCGATCGAGGACCTGAAGTACTGGAAGGCCGATGCGGTGGTGCTCGCGCCGATCGCCAACGGCAACGCGCTGCACCAGGCGGTGGACCAGCTCATCGGCGCCTCGGCCCGCTACGTCGACGGCGTCTGGGTCTGGGACGTCCGCGCCCTGCGTGGCTAG
- a CDS encoding response regulator has product MIRVLLADDQAMVRGALATVLGLEPDIEVVGQVGAGDEVVAAATRSAPDVALLDVQMPGKDGLTAAAELHVALPSCRIIVCTTFGRPGYLARAMAAGAAGFVVKDSPPEQLVDAVRRVHSGLRVVDPALAAESLVTGASPLTPREHEVLRAASDGGTVSDVARRLQLSDGTVRNHLSAAIGKTGARTRAEAIRLAEERGWL; this is encoded by the coding sequence GTGATCCGGGTGCTGCTGGCCGACGACCAGGCGATGGTGCGGGGCGCGCTGGCGACCGTGCTCGGACTGGAGCCGGACATCGAGGTGGTCGGCCAGGTCGGGGCAGGGGACGAGGTGGTGGCCGCGGCGACGCGGAGCGCGCCGGACGTCGCGCTGCTCGACGTGCAGATGCCGGGCAAGGACGGCCTGACCGCGGCGGCCGAGCTGCACGTGGCGCTGCCGTCGTGCCGGATCATCGTGTGCACGACCTTCGGCAGGCCCGGGTACCTGGCGCGGGCGATGGCGGCGGGCGCGGCCGGGTTCGTGGTGAAGGACTCGCCGCCGGAACAGCTGGTCGACGCCGTGCGACGGGTCCACAGCGGACTCCGGGTGGTGGATCCGGCGCTGGCCGCCGAGTCGCTGGTGACGGGGGCGAGCCCGCTCACGCCGCGCGAGCACGAGGTGCTGCGGGCGGCCAGCGACGGCGGCACGGTGTCCGATGTGGCGCGGCGGCTGCAACTGTCCGACGGGACCGTGCGCAACCACCTGTCGGCCGCGATCGGCAAGACGGGTGCCCGCACGCGTGCCGAGGCGATCCGGTTGGCGGAGGAGCGCGGCTGGCTGTGA
- a CDS encoding GNAT family N-acetyltransferase, with product MITRLSAAGFAAAVPALGEVLADCTNGGASVGFLAPLDPAESAAWWAGLAGDVAEGRVLVWAAWDGARLVGTVQLRPAPLPNAPHRAELAKLLVHRDARGHGLGRALLAEAEHAARAAGITLLVLDTETGSPAERLYRSAGWTEAGTVPGYAADPGGTLKPTTFFYKNALLTAR from the coding sequence GTGATCACGCGACTGTCCGCAGCCGGGTTCGCGGCCGCCGTGCCCGCCCTGGGCGAGGTGCTCGCCGACTGCACGAACGGCGGTGCGTCCGTGGGCTTCCTGGCGCCGCTCGACCCGGCCGAGTCCGCCGCCTGGTGGGCGGGACTGGCCGGCGACGTGGCCGAAGGCCGGGTGCTGGTGTGGGCGGCCTGGGACGGTGCCCGGCTGGTCGGAACCGTCCAGCTCCGGCCCGCGCCGCTGCCCAACGCACCGCACCGGGCCGAACTGGCGAAACTCCTGGTCCACCGGGACGCGCGGGGGCACGGACTGGGGCGCGCGCTGCTCGCGGAAGCCGAACACGCGGCCCGCGCGGCGGGCATCACGCTGCTGGTGCTCGACACCGAAACCGGCAGCCCGGCCGAACGCCTGTACCGGTCGGCGGGCTGGACCGAGGCCGGAACCGTGCCGGGTTACGCCGCCGATCCGGGCGGCACGCTGAAGCCGACAACGTTCTTCTACAAGAACGCCCTGCTCACCGCGCGGTGA
- a CDS encoding deoxyguanosinetriphosphate triphosphohydrolase — protein sequence MYSEHDRQRWLGEAPKRAALPGSRPDGRSAFARDRARVLHSAALRRLAGKTQVVGPGEGTEISGVPRTRLTHSLEVAQIGRGIAEELGADPDLADTAGLAHDIGHPPFGHNGERALDEVGQACGGFEANAQTLRILTRLEPKVEHAGLNLTRACLDAATKYPWPRRAGTVKFGVYDDDREVFDWMRAGAPEDRTCLEAQIMDWADDVAYSVHDVEDGVLAGRLSLAVLADPGERAAVAELAAKHFSHLSVSALEGAARDLLDLPVVAGLARAGFDATPRAQIAVKRMTSELVGRFASAAVTGTRAEYGEGPLTRYDAALVVPDRVAAEVALLKALALRYVMSDPQRLAVLEGQRELLAELVTVLAARAPDPLEAAFHPAWHAAPDDAARLRVVIDQVASLTDAQAHAWHRWHTGRP from the coding sequence GTGTACAGCGAGCACGATCGACAACGGTGGCTCGGCGAGGCGCCGAAGCGGGCGGCGCTTCCCGGGTCGCGGCCGGACGGCCGGAGCGCCTTCGCGCGGGACCGCGCCCGCGTGCTGCACTCCGCCGCGCTGCGCCGGCTGGCGGGCAAGACCCAGGTGGTCGGGCCGGGGGAGGGCACCGAGATCAGCGGTGTGCCCCGCACGCGGTTGACGCATTCGCTGGAGGTCGCGCAGATCGGGCGCGGAATCGCCGAGGAGCTGGGGGCCGATCCGGACCTGGCGGACACGGCGGGGCTGGCGCACGACATCGGGCACCCGCCGTTCGGCCACAACGGTGAGCGGGCGCTCGACGAGGTGGGGCAGGCGTGCGGCGGGTTCGAGGCCAACGCGCAGACGTTGCGCATCCTGACCCGGCTCGAGCCCAAGGTCGAGCACGCGGGGTTGAACCTGACCCGCGCGTGCCTGGACGCGGCCACGAAGTACCCGTGGCCGCGGCGGGCCGGCACGGTGAAGTTCGGCGTGTACGACGACGACCGGGAGGTGTTCGACTGGATGCGGGCGGGTGCGCCGGAGGATCGCACCTGCCTGGAGGCGCAGATCATGGACTGGGCCGACGACGTGGCGTACTCGGTGCACGACGTCGAGGACGGCGTGCTGGCCGGCCGGTTGTCGCTGGCCGTGCTCGCCGATCCGGGGGAGCGCGCCGCGGTCGCGGAGCTGGCGGCCAAGCACTTCTCGCACCTGTCGGTGTCCGCGCTGGAGGGCGCCGCCCGTGACCTGCTCGACCTGCCGGTCGTCGCCGGTCTGGCGCGCGCTGGGTTCGACGCGACGCCGCGGGCGCAGATCGCGGTGAAACGGATGACGAGCGAGCTGGTCGGCCGGTTCGCCTCCGCGGCGGTCACCGGCACCCGCGCCGAGTACGGCGAGGGCCCGCTCACCCGCTACGACGCGGCCCTGGTGGTGCCGGACCGCGTGGCGGCCGAGGTCGCGCTGCTCAAGGCGCTGGCGCTGCGTTACGTGATGAGCGACCCACAGCGGCTGGCCGTGCTGGAGGGCCAGCGGGAGTTGCTGGCCGAGCTGGTCACGGTCCTGGCGGCCCGCGCACCGGACCCGCTGGAGGCCGCCTTCCACCCGGCGTGGCACGCCGCCCCCGACGACGCCGCGCGGTTGCGGGTGGTGATCGACCAGGTCGCCTCGCTCACGGATGCGCAGGCGCACGCGTGGCACCGCTGGCACACCGGCCGCCCCTGA
- a CDS encoding ABC transporter permease: protein MSLKYVLLEIRRVLRSPRFLIFTVAFPVLLFLLYVGIFAKGDNGVVAALMVSMTSFGAMASALFVGARVAMDRKAGWQRQLRLTPLSGAGYLTAKAATGLTLALAPVVLVPLVGAVAEGVSLDAGSWLRVTLGVWLAAIPFALIGLLIGQVATADSVQPMTQLVMLPMALLGGIFIPIDAMPHWLLQVSHVLPSYWMAQVGRGAVTADLSAGLGQDVLWLAGWTVAVGFVVIRRYRKDSARV from the coding sequence ATGAGCCTGAAGTACGTGCTGCTGGAGATCCGCCGGGTGCTGCGCTCGCCGCGGTTCCTGATCTTCACCGTGGCCTTCCCGGTGCTGCTGTTCCTGCTGTACGTGGGGATTTTCGCCAAGGGGGACAACGGCGTGGTCGCCGCGCTCATGGTCAGCATGACCTCGTTCGGGGCGATGGCGTCGGCGCTGTTCGTCGGGGCGCGGGTGGCGATGGACCGGAAAGCCGGCTGGCAGCGCCAGCTGCGGCTGACCCCGCTCTCCGGCGCCGGTTACCTCACCGCGAAAGCCGCGACGGGACTGACGCTCGCGCTGGCACCGGTGGTCCTCGTGCCGCTGGTCGGCGCGGTCGCCGAGGGCGTGTCCCTCGACGCGGGGAGCTGGCTGCGAGTCACGCTGGGGGTGTGGCTCGCCGCCATCCCGTTCGCCCTGATCGGGTTGCTCATCGGGCAGGTCGCCACGGCCGACTCGGTGCAGCCGATGACCCAGCTGGTGATGCTGCCGATGGCCCTGCTGGGCGGCATCTTCATCCCCATCGACGCGATGCCGCACTGGCTGCTGCAGGTGTCGCACGTGCTGCCCAGCTACTGGATGGCGCAGGTCGGGCGTGGTGCGGTGACCGCCGACCTGAGCGCCGGCCTGGGACAGGACGTGCTGTGGCTCGCGGGGTGGACGGTCGCGGTCGGATTCGTGGTGATCCGCCGTTACCGTAAGGACTCCGCACGGGTGTGA
- a CDS encoding YdcF family protein encodes MGDRVSWVRRAVLGTVLVLAMVVGGTAFRVWQVARDDDRSHADAIVVLGAAQYNGKPSPIFQARLRHAIQLYEAGVADRIVTAGGNRAGDAYTEASAGANWLVENGVPRTATLAVGEGSDTLGSLRAVATALTSRGLRTAVLVSDPWHSLRARTMADDSGLSTWTSPTHSGPIVMTRQTQFAYIYRETGALLFYRLTKTPADDIGGTGLR; translated from the coding sequence ATGGGTGATCGGGTGAGCTGGGTGCGCCGGGCCGTGCTGGGCACGGTGCTGGTGCTGGCGATGGTGGTGGGCGGGACGGCGTTCCGCGTGTGGCAGGTCGCGCGGGACGACGATCGCAGCCATGCCGACGCGATCGTGGTCCTCGGCGCGGCGCAGTACAACGGCAAGCCGTCGCCGATCTTCCAGGCACGGCTGCGGCACGCGATCCAGTTGTACGAGGCCGGGGTGGCCGACCGGATCGTCACCGCGGGGGGCAACCGGGCGGGCGACGCCTACACCGAGGCCTCGGCCGGGGCGAACTGGCTGGTCGAGAACGGGGTGCCGCGCACCGCAACGCTGGCGGTCGGCGAGGGGAGCGACACGCTCGGCAGCCTGCGTGCGGTGGCCACTGCCCTCACCTCACGGGGGTTGCGGACGGCGGTGCTGGTCAGCGACCCGTGGCACTCGCTGCGGGCGCGCACGATGGCCGACGACTCGGGCCTGAGCACCTGGACCTCGCCGACCCACAGCGGACCCATCGTGATGACCCGGCAGACCCAGTTCGCCTACATCTACCGCGAAACGGGCGCCCTGTTGTTCTACCGCCTGACCAAGACCCCGGCCGACGACATCGGGGGCACGGGGCTCCGCTGA
- a CDS encoding serpin family protein: MTTPEREHLRFSLAVHRVVAGGGGDSVVSPYSIASALGLATQAAGGPAADELLQLLTGGDPDIAKQADLLRAAAVLHNRTRQEDPLLAVANTLWVWDRLPVHDGFRTDLAGWPGAATRTAPFVADPDAARRAINADVAETTRGLIPELLPPGSVDADTVASLVNALYLKVAWQHPFRAATTRDEQFHSPGGPRRVRMMRQSERLGYAHRDGWQVVELPGAGGVTATVLLPDGDLADQEPGLGTDQLTTLLAAPRPVQVDLRLPKIDLNRPSDLTGALRQLGVRALFAAGAAPLSRLTADPRAHVSAVQHQSVLRLDEQGLEGAAATAVMIRTLSLVKPADPVEVRVDRPFLLLVRHAATGVFYFFARVVEP, encoded by the coding sequence GTGACCACGCCGGAACGTGAGCATCTGCGCTTCAGCCTCGCGGTGCACCGGGTCGTCGCCGGAGGCGGGGGCGACTCGGTCGTCTCGCCCTACTCGATCGCCAGCGCGCTGGGGCTGGCCACGCAGGCCGCCGGGGGACCGGCCGCCGACGAGCTGCTCCAGCTGCTCACCGGCGGCGACCCGGACATCGCCAAGCAGGCCGACCTGCTCCGCGCCGCCGCCGTCCTCCACAACCGCACGCGCCAGGAGGACCCGCTCCTCGCCGTCGCGAACACGCTCTGGGTCTGGGACCGGCTGCCCGTCCACGACGGCTTCCGCACCGACCTCGCCGGGTGGCCGGGGGCGGCCACCCGCACCGCACCGTTCGTCGCCGACCCCGACGCCGCCCGCCGCGCCATCAACGCCGACGTCGCCGAGACCACTCGCGGTCTCATCCCGGAGCTGCTGCCGCCGGGATCGGTCGACGCGGACACCGTCGCCAGCCTGGTCAACGCCCTCTACCTCAAGGTCGCCTGGCAGCACCCGTTCCGCGCCGCGACCACCCGCGACGAGCAGTTCCACAGCCCGGGCGGCCCTCGCCGGGTACGCATGATGCGCCAGTCCGAGCGCCTCGGCTACGCGCACCGGGACGGCTGGCAGGTCGTCGAGCTGCCCGGCGCCGGCGGCGTCACCGCGACCGTCCTGCTGCCCGACGGCGACCTCGCGGACCAGGAGCCCGGCCTGGGCACCGACCAGCTCACCACCCTGCTCGCCGCGCCCCGGCCGGTCCAGGTCGACCTGCGCCTGCCGAAGATCGACCTGAACCGCCCGTCGGACCTCACCGGAGCGCTTCGGCAGCTCGGTGTGCGCGCGCTCTTCGCGGCGGGTGCAGCCCCGCTGAGCCGTCTCACCGCGGACCCGCGCGCGCACGTCTCGGCCGTGCAGCACCAGTCCGTGCTCAGGCTCGACGAGCAGGGCCTGGAGGGCGCCGCGGCCACCGCGGTCATGATCCGCACCCTGTCGCTGGTGAAACCGGCCGACCCGGTCGAGGTGCGTGTGGACCGGCCTTTCCTGCTCCTCGTACGGCATGCCGCGACAGGTGTGTTCTACTTTTTCGCCCGCGTTGTCGAACCTTGA
- a CDS encoding helix-turn-helix domain-containing protein, producing the protein MRTMEDRLAARLAQLRADRGWSLDDLADRAGVSRSTLSRVERGEISPTATLLGKLCTVYERPMSRLLTEVEADGPQLVRAPEQTVWTDDDSGFTRRSVSPPHPAFRAEVVEGTLRPGADIHYDAPSVPGLEQHLWVLAGSVEVTADGETHLLGQGDCLRFRLWGPTRFRCPGPTAARYLLVLVMP; encoded by the coding sequence ATGAGAACCATGGAGGATCGCCTGGCGGCCCGCCTCGCCCAACTGCGGGCGGACCGGGGGTGGTCGCTGGACGACCTCGCGGACCGGGCCGGCGTGAGCCGGTCGACGCTGTCGCGGGTGGAACGGGGCGAAATCAGCCCCACCGCGACACTGCTGGGCAAGCTGTGCACCGTCTACGAACGACCGATGTCCCGGCTGCTGACCGAGGTCGAAGCGGACGGGCCGCAGCTGGTCCGCGCACCGGAGCAGACCGTGTGGACGGACGACGACAGCGGCTTCACCCGGCGGTCGGTGTCGCCACCGCACCCGGCGTTCCGGGCGGAGGTGGTCGAGGGCACGCTCCGGCCCGGCGCCGACATCCACTACGACGCACCGTCCGTGCCCGGGCTCGAGCAGCACCTGTGGGTGCTGGCGGGCAGCGTCGAGGTGACGGCCGACGGCGAAACCCACCTGCTCGGGCAGGGCGACTGCCTGCGGTTCCGGCTGTGGGGACCGACGCGGTTCCGCTGCCCGGGGCCGACGGCGGCGCGGTACCTGCTGGTCCTGGTGATGCCGTGA
- a CDS encoding glycine--tRNA ligase has protein sequence MPANIETVVSLCKRRGFVFPSGEIYGGTRSAWDYGPLGVELKENIKRQWWRTMVQSRDDVVGLDSSVILPRQVWVASGHVNAFNDPLVECTSCHRRFRSDQLAEEYSARTGKETSEDDLSDVPCPNCGTRGQYTAPREFNMMLKTHLGPVETEEGLHYLRPETAQGIFVNFLNVLTTSRKKPPFGIGQIGKSFRNEITPGNFIFRTREFEQMEMEFFVEPGEDERWHQYWIDLRTDWYTDLGINRENLRHYEHPKEKLSHYSKRTVDIEYRFGFSAGQEWGELEGIANRTDFDLTTHSNHSGVDLAYFDQTTKQRYRPFVIEPAAGVGRPMMAFLLDAYHEDEVPNAKGGVDKRTVLRLDPRLAPFKAAVLPLSRNADLTPKAKDLAAQLRRNWNVDFDDAGSIGKRYRRQEEVGTPFCVTVDFDTLEDQAVTVRERDSMQQERVALDKVESYLAARLPGC, from the coding sequence GTGCCCGCCAACATTGAGACCGTCGTCAGCTTGTGCAAGCGTCGTGGCTTCGTCTTCCCGAGCGGGGAGATCTACGGCGGAACCCGGTCGGCGTGGGACTACGGACCGCTCGGCGTCGAGCTCAAGGAGAACATCAAGCGCCAGTGGTGGCGCACGATGGTGCAGAGCCGTGACGACGTCGTCGGCCTCGACTCCTCCGTGATCCTGCCGCGCCAGGTGTGGGTGGCCTCCGGCCACGTCAACGCTTTCAACGACCCGCTGGTCGAGTGCACTTCGTGCCACCGCCGCTTCCGGTCCGACCAGCTGGCCGAGGAGTACAGCGCGCGCACCGGCAAGGAGACCTCGGAGGACGACCTGTCCGACGTCCCCTGCCCGAACTGCGGCACACGGGGGCAGTACACGGCGCCGCGCGAGTTCAACATGATGCTCAAGACCCACCTCGGCCCGGTGGAGACCGAGGAAGGGCTGCACTACCTGCGCCCCGAGACCGCGCAGGGCATCTTCGTGAACTTCCTCAACGTGCTCACCACGTCGCGGAAGAAGCCGCCGTTCGGCATCGGCCAGATCGGCAAGTCGTTCCGCAACGAGATCACCCCGGGCAACTTCATCTTCCGCACCCGCGAGTTCGAGCAGATGGAGATGGAGTTCTTCGTCGAGCCGGGTGAGGACGAGCGCTGGCACCAGTACTGGATCGACCTGCGCACCGACTGGTACACCGACCTCGGCATCAACCGCGAGAACCTGCGGCACTACGAGCACCCGAAGGAGAAGCTGTCGCACTACTCGAAGCGCACCGTCGACATCGAGTACCGCTTCGGTTTCTCCGCCGGCCAGGAATGGGGTGAGCTCGAGGGCATCGCGAACCGCACCGACTTCGACCTCACCACGCACTCCAACCACTCCGGTGTGGACCTGGCGTACTTCGACCAGACCACGAAGCAGCGCTACCGGCCGTTCGTCATCGAGCCGGCGGCCGGTGTCGGCCGCCCGATGATGGCGTTCCTGCTGGACGCCTACCACGAGGACGAGGTGCCCAACGCCAAGGGCGGGGTCGACAAGCGGACCGTGCTCCGGCTCGACCCGCGGCTGGCGCCGTTCAAGGCCGCGGTGCTGCCGCTGTCCCGCAACGCCGACCTGACGCCGAAGGCGAAGGACCTGGCGGCCCAGCTGCGCCGCAACTGGAACGTCGACTTCGACGACGCCGGCTCGATCGGCAAGCGCTACCGCCGGCAGGAGGAGGTCGGCACCCCGTTCTGCGTCACGGTCGACTTCGACACCCTCGAGGACCAGGCCGTGACGGTGCGGGAGCGCGACAGCATGCAGCAGGAGCGCGTGGCGCTCGACAAGGTCGAGTCCTACCTCGCCGCCCGCCTGCCCGGCTGCTGA
- a CDS encoding ABC transporter ATP-binding protein — MAGTETMTRAAVRLTGLRKHYGDVRAVDGVDLTIAPGEVVALLGPNGAGKSTTVDMMLGLTRPDSGEVSIFGATPAEAVARGAIGAMLQGAALLDDATVGEMVGMVASLHRNPMPVTAALRRAGIEDLANRRGTKLSGGQKQRVRFAIALVSDPDLLVLDEPTAAMDVSSRREFWKSMHAFTNTGRTVLFATHYLEEAEEFADRVVLMRAGRIAADGSVAQVRALAGGRTLRAAVPGATVTAVVELPGVTEYEVRGGRVAVSSSDSDATLRALLARFPDAHDIEITAIRLEGAFLTLTADEEND; from the coding sequence ATGGCGGGAACAGAGACGATGACCCGGGCCGCGGTGCGGCTGACCGGGTTGCGCAAACACTACGGCGACGTGCGTGCTGTCGATGGCGTCGACCTCACGATCGCGCCCGGCGAGGTGGTCGCGCTGCTCGGCCCCAACGGCGCGGGCAAGTCCACGACGGTCGACATGATGCTGGGCCTGACCAGGCCCGATTCCGGCGAGGTATCGATCTTCGGTGCGACGCCGGCCGAGGCCGTGGCGCGGGGCGCGATCGGCGCGATGCTCCAGGGCGCGGCGCTCCTGGACGACGCGACCGTCGGGGAGATGGTCGGCATGGTCGCCTCGCTGCACCGCAACCCGATGCCGGTCACCGCGGCCCTGCGGCGCGCGGGCATCGAGGACCTGGCGAACCGGCGGGGCACCAAGCTCTCCGGCGGCCAGAAGCAGCGGGTGCGGTTCGCGATCGCCCTGGTGAGCGACCCGGACCTGCTGGTGCTTGACGAGCCCACGGCCGCGATGGACGTCAGCAGCCGCCGGGAGTTCTGGAAGTCGATGCACGCGTTCACCAACACCGGCCGCACCGTGCTGTTCGCGACGCACTACCTGGAGGAAGCCGAGGAGTTCGCCGACCGGGTCGTGCTGATGCGCGCCGGGCGGATCGCCGCGGACGGTTCCGTCGCCCAGGTCCGGGCGCTGGCCGGCGGCCGCACCCTGCGTGCCGCGGTCCCGGGAGCCACCGTCACGGCCGTCGTCGAGCTGCCCGGCGTCACCGAGTACGAGGTGCGCGGCGGCCGGGTCGCGGTGTCCAGTTCGGACTCCGACGCGACCCTGCGCGCGCTGCTGGCCCGGTTCCCGGACGCGCACGACATCGAAATCACCGCAATCAGGCTGGAAGGTGCCTTCCTGACCCTCACCGCCGACGAGGAGAACGATTGA
- a CDS encoding sensor histidine kinase, with translation MGSSTVADADDRAHWWDEHAAGRPRPTFVLRWPFFGAVFYLVTAVPVGRHLDPLLVLLLAAYGLCYVTFPFFLLSHRRMRVRLPFALVMLVLGWAVLLQGTSVYMLLYATIAIAMSLPPGWVLVLDGIATSGCGVLLLVHNDVHGNASDIGTVVGITTAMFFMGRLAQTVRRLRRANEEIAALAVSAERERLARDLHDILGHSLTTIAVKAGLARRLIETAADPERAIAEIREVEGLARSALTDVRATVSEYREVSLSAELAGARAALRAAEVDADLPSAVDNVRPELQSAFGYVLREAVTNVLRHSGASRVKVRLGRTWMEISDNGRGTEPGRAGNGLRGLRERLAELGGTLQVRARPGEGFGLRAEVPVRDQVEAP, from the coding sequence ATGGGGAGCAGCACGGTGGCCGACGCCGACGACAGGGCGCACTGGTGGGACGAGCACGCGGCCGGACGGCCCCGTCCGACGTTCGTGCTGCGCTGGCCGTTCTTCGGGGCGGTCTTCTACCTCGTCACCGCGGTGCCGGTCGGCCGGCACCTGGACCCGCTGCTCGTGCTGCTGCTCGCCGCCTACGGCCTGTGCTACGTGACCTTCCCGTTCTTCCTGCTCTCGCACCGGCGGATGCGGGTCCGCCTGCCGTTCGCTCTGGTGATGCTGGTGCTCGGCTGGGCGGTACTGCTGCAGGGCACCAGCGTCTACATGCTCCTCTACGCCACGATCGCGATCGCGATGAGCCTGCCGCCCGGCTGGGTGCTGGTGCTCGACGGCATCGCGACGTCCGGGTGCGGCGTGCTCCTGCTCGTCCACAACGACGTGCACGGGAACGCCTCCGACATCGGCACGGTCGTAGGCATCACCACCGCGATGTTCTTCATGGGCCGGCTCGCGCAGACGGTGCGGCGGCTGCGCCGGGCGAACGAGGAGATCGCCGCCCTCGCGGTGAGCGCCGAACGCGAGCGGCTGGCGCGGGACCTGCACGACATCCTCGGCCACAGCCTCACCACCATCGCCGTCAAGGCCGGGCTGGCGCGACGCCTGATCGAGACCGCCGCGGACCCGGAACGGGCGATCGCCGAGATCCGTGAGGTGGAGGGCCTGGCGCGCAGCGCGCTGACCGACGTGCGGGCCACCGTGTCGGAGTACCGCGAGGTGTCGCTGTCGGCGGAGCTGGCGGGGGCGCGGGCGGCGCTGCGGGCCGCGGAGGTCGACGCGGACCTGCCGAGCGCGGTCGACAACGTGCGGCCGGAGCTGCAGAGCGCCTTCGGGTACGTGCTGCGGGAGGCGGTGACCAACGTGCTGCGGCATTCCGGGGCGAGCCGCGTCAAGGTGCGGCTGGGCCGCACCTGGATGGAGATCTCCGACAACGGCCGGGGGACGGAACCGGGCCGGGCGGGCAACGGGTTGCGCGGGCTGCGGGAGCGGCTGGCCGAGCTCGGCGGGACGTTGCAGGTCCGGGCGCGGCCCGGGGAGGGGTTCGGGTTGCGGGCCGAGGTGCCCGTGCGCGATCAGGTGGAGGCGCCGTGA